The following coding sequences lie in one Nitrososphaerota archaeon genomic window:
- a CDS encoding transposase: protein KINNKIKGRRTIEVCDPIIKKQDNRYYLIFPIRKLVELPTIEELSNKLNEGFNILSIDINLDDVCYGIYKITANNYKRIFIDRIKWNVAEWLRVKEIDAYAKERYRTPAKRLERKLKLRNLGICQRISNEVVKNALKCDVKAIIYEDLSSNFKNKGKNLNYKIRRWFYRKILNYLINSANWNGISTFYIDPENTSKICPKCNNELKESNGFHYLECKSCGYKDDRDHIAVANITKKFLMKLWEIRARLLLSFEMNKKDRSLEGEGFGTQPKTLLQAR, encoded by the coding sequence CAAAAATAAACAATAAAATTAAAGGAAGAAGAACTATTGAAGTATGCGATCCAATAATCAAAAAGCAAGATAATAGATATTACTTAATATTTCCAATAAGAAAACTAGTAGAATTGCCAACTATTGAAGAATTATCCAATAAACTTAATGAAGGTTTCAATATTCTTAGTATAGATATAAACTTAGATGATGTTTGCTATGGAATATATAAAATAACTGCTAATAATTACAAAAGAATATTCATTGATAGAATAAAATGGAATGTTGCTGAGTGGCTAAGAGTAAAAGAAATAGATGCTTATGCAAAAGAAAGATATAGAACACCTGCAAAAAGACTAGAGAGGAAATTAAAACTTAGAAATCTTGGAATTTGTCAAAGAATTTCTAATGAAGTTGTTAAAAATGCTTTAAAATGCGATGTGAAAGCAATAATATACGAGGATTTAAGCAGTAATTTTAAAAATAAAGGCAAAAATCTCAATTATAAAATAAGAAGATGGTTTTATAGAAAAATACTAAATTATCTAATAAACTCTGCAAATTGGAATGGAATATCAACATTCTATATAGATCCAGAAAATACTTCAAAAATTTGCCCAAAATGCAATAATGAACTTAAAGAAAGCAATGGTTTTCATTATTTAGAATGCAAAAGCTGTGGATATAAAGACGATAGAGATCATATTGCAGTTGCTAATATTACAAAGAAATTTCTAATGAAGCTATGGGAAATTAGAGCAAGGCTCCTTTTAAGCTTCGAAATGAATAAAAAAGATAGAAGCTTGGAAGGAGAAGGTTTTGGAACTCAACCCAAAACCCTCCTTCAAGCACGATGA
- a CDS encoding 30S ribosomal protein S8e: MWHSDIHKRKKTGGKRKPYRSKRKFERGRFAIETTIGEKEVKIRRARGGNIKVAVASINEANVTDPKTGKTQKAKIIRLLKNPANKDYERRGIITKGSIIETSLGVAIVTSRPGQNGVINAILTSENK; encoded by the coding sequence ATGTGGCATAGTGATATTCATAAAAGAAAAAAAACTGGTGGCAAGAGAAAACCTTATAGATCTAAAAGAAAATTTGAACGTGGAAGATTTGCAATAGAAACTACTATAGGAGAGAAAGAAGTTAAAATCCGTCGTGCAAGAGGGGGAAATATAAAAGTCGCTGTAGCATCAATTAATGAAGCAAATGTAACCGATCCTAAAACTGGAAAGACTCAAAAAGCTAAAATAATAAGACTATTAAAGAATCCAGCTAATAAAGATTATGAAAGAAGAGGTATAATAACTAAAGGGTCTATTATTGAAACGTCTTTAGGCGTAGCAATCGTAACTTCTAGACCTGGGCAAAATGGAGTAATTAATGCTATACTTACTAGTGAAAATAAATAG
- a CDS encoding signal recognition particle subunit SRP19/SEC65 family protein, whose translation MIKKNGIIIWPIYFDKKVSRSKGRRIPLDKAIEKPSIEKIIEAIKRLGYEIEIEKECSYPSFHWKKTGRIFIKNCKEKKSIMLKLIINEINKMK comes from the coding sequence TTGATTAAAAAAAATGGAATCATAATATGGCCTATTTATTTTGATAAAAAAGTTTCTAGAAGTAAAGGAAGAAGAATACCTTTAGATAAAGCTATTGAAAAACCATCTATTGAAAAAATTATAGAAGCGATTAAAAGATTAGGCTATGAAATAGAAATAGAAAAGGAATGTTCTTATCCCAGTTTTCATTGGAAAAAAACCGGAAGGATATTTATTAAGAATTGCAAAGAAAAAAAATCTATAATGTTAAAACTTATAATTAATGAAATTAATAAAATGAAATAG
- a CDS encoding TFIIB-type zinc ribbon-containing protein: protein MPHKTSLDETITRCPECGSTNLLIDSRTGEVSCKNCGVVIVQKTYDFGPEWHDFEGEKDKLRARVGAPITLSIHDKGLSTKIGIYDGKFSSKEQVENVKLLNKWDKRTKIMSSESRALSKILQELNIIGVTLGVPNSVIETASMYVRKIFRSDMPRARSLKGIAAAALYLSCKQCNIVRLLSEVSKAANVPKKEVGKCYRLIIRSLNMSSNLSDVRLYISRFVNNLNLGREVENLANLIYEVAKNARITSGKGPISLAAASTYVAAILLNYNITQREVAETAHVTEVTIRNRYKELLEKLDIEAVF, encoded by the coding sequence ATGCCTCATAAAACTTCATTAGACGAAACTATTACTCGTTGTCCAGAATGTGGCAGTACAAATCTTTTAATAGATTCCAGGACTGGTGAAGTGTCTTGTAAAAATTGTGGTGTAGTAATAGTTCAAAAAACATATGATTTTGGTCCTGAGTGGCATGATTTTGAGGGAGAAAAAGATAAATTAAGAGCACGCGTTGGTGCTCCTATCACACTTTCTATACATGATAAAGGTTTATCAACAAAAATTGGTATCTATGATGGAAAATTTTCAAGTAAGGAACAAGTTGAGAATGTTAAATTATTAAATAAATGGGATAAAAGAACTAAAATAATGAGTAGTGAAAGTAGAGCATTATCTAAAATTTTACAAGAATTAAATATAATAGGAGTAACTTTAGGAGTACCAAACAGCGTTATAGAAACAGCTTCAATGTATGTTAGGAAAATATTTAGAAGTGATATGCCACGTGCCAGATCATTAAAAGGAATAGCCGCAGCAGCACTCTATCTATCTTGTAAGCAATGTAATATTGTTAGATTACTTTCAGAAGTATCAAAAGCAGCAAATGTTCCTAAAAAGGAAGTTGGAAAATGTTATAGATTGATTATTCGTTCATTAAATATGTCATCGAATCTCTCAGATGTAAGATTATATATTTCACGTTTTGTAAATAATCTTAATTTGGGAAGAGAAGTGGAAAATTTAGCTAATCTAATATATGAAGTTGCTAAAAATGCAAGAATAACAAGTGGTAAAGGTCCTATAAGTTTAGCTGCGGCATCAACATATGTTGCTGCCATTCTTTTGAATTATAATATAACTCAAAGAGAAGTAGCAGAAACAGCTCATGTAACAGAAGTAACAATTAGAAATAGATATAAAGAGCTTCTTGAGAAATTGGATATAGAAGCAGTTTTTTAG
- a CDS encoding ATP/GTP-binding protein — protein MYSLFILGTAGSGKSTLAYSFSEWLKDQEQSCINVNLDPAAITLPYEPDIDIRDYIDYERIMAERGLGPNAALIASLREFCEEIDDFKKEIENYNVDYCIIDTPGQLELFAFRKEGEFLANNLVSFPKGIIFLIDPVFCSSPKNLIASLFLSTSVYIVFNFPTILALSKSDSLNEKELNRIINWFEEKDRLLLDINSSLKGLSSVISFEIASAILEIINSLEFIPISSFELTGFTELHAAITRMLGEGEIEIR, from the coding sequence ATGTATTCTTTATTCATTTTGGGGACAGCAGGTTCAGGTAAATCCACTTTAGCTTATTCATTTAGTGAATGGCTTAAAGATCAAGAACAATCTTGCATAAATGTAAATCTAGACCCCGCAGCAATAACTTTACCTTATGAACCAGATATAGATATAAGAGATTATATTGACTATGAAAGGATAATGGCTGAAAGAGGTCTAGGACCAAATGCAGCATTGATAGCTTCTTTAAGAGAATTTTGTGAAGAAATAGATGATTTTAAAAAAGAAATAGAAAATTATAATGTTGATTATTGTATTATCGATACTCCTGGACAACTTGAGCTTTTTGCTTTTAGAAAAGAAGGTGAATTTTTAGCAAATAATTTAGTATCTTTTCCTAAAGGAATAATATTTCTAATAGACCCTGTTTTTTGTTCTTCACCTAAAAATCTTATAGCAAGCTTATTTTTATCAACTTCAGTATATATTGTTTTTAATTTTCCAACTATTCTTGCTTTATCTAAATCAGATTCATTAAATGAAAAAGAACTTAATAGAATTATTAATTGGTTTGAAGAAAAAGATAGATTGCTATTAGATATAAATTCTTCTCTTAAAGGCTTATCTTCAGTAATTTCTTTTGAGATTGCTTCAGCTATCTTAGAAATAATAAATTCTTTAGAATTCATTCCGATATCTTCATTTGAATTAACTGGTTTTACAGAACTTCATGCTGCTATAACGCGTATGTTGGGAGAAGGTGAGATAGAAATTAGATAA
- a CDS encoding TFIIB-type zinc ribbon-containing protein codes for MNKEKKFFLKDQICPECGSIFLIKDSSTGEISCQECGYVIVEKGVDRGPEWRNFKEEGEKRSRVGAPLSIMYHDHGLSTVIEKIHKDASGKNLPKEARESLLRLRKLDVTSQVNPSETRNLQQAINILEIYADKLYLSTSVVEKAMQIYRKAFKNGLVRGRSIRAIIAASIYTACRMSYTPRDLREFEKAYPIVKKKAIAQSYRLLVKHLNLKIPVIDPTIYVNKIASKLGLGQNIIQETMKILNKAEEIGATIGKDPVGIAAAALYMACQNLHPEITQKDIAKVAGVTEVTVRNRFKDLKDTLNFHNILIK; via the coding sequence ATGAATAAAGAAAAGAAGTTTTTTTTAAAAGATCAAATCTGTCCTGAATGTGGCTCAATTTTTTTAATTAAAGACAGTAGTACCGGAGAAATATCTTGTCAAGAATGTGGGTATGTAATTGTAGAAAAAGGAGTTGATAGAGGTCCTGAATGGAGAAACTTTAAAGAAGAAGGTGAAAAACGTAGTAGAGTAGGTGCACCATTATCTATAATGTATCATGATCATGGGTTGTCAACAGTTATTGAAAAAATTCATAAAGATGCAAGCGGGAAGAATCTTCCTAAAGAAGCTAGAGAATCCCTTTTAAGATTAAGAAAACTTGATGTTACTTCACAAGTTAATCCATCTGAAACAAGAAATTTACAACAAGCAATAAATATACTAGAAATTTATGCTGATAAATTATATTTATCAACTTCAGTCGTTGAAAAAGCAATGCAAATATATAGAAAAGCTTTCAAAAATGGGCTTGTGAGAGGTAGGTCTATAAGAGCAATTATCGCTGCATCTATTTATACTGCTTGCAGAATGAGTTATACTCCAAGAGATTTAAGAGAATTTGAAAAAGCTTATCCAATCGTTAAGAAAAAAGCTATAGCTCAAAGCTATAGGCTTTTAGTTAAACATCTCAATCTAAAAATTCCAGTAATAGACCCAACTATATATGTTAATAAAATTGCTTCAAAACTTGGCCTAGGTCAAAATATTATTCAAGAAACAATGAAAATATTAAATAAAGCTGAAGAAATTGGAGCAACAATAGGTAAAGATCCTGTAGGAATTGCAGCTGCAGCATTATACATGGCTTGTCAAAATCTTCATCCAGAAATAACTCAAAAAGATATTGCTAAAGTTGCAGGAGTTACAGAAGTAACCGTACGTAATCGTTTTAAAGATTTAAAAGATACGTTAAACTTTCATAATATATTAATAAAATAG
- a CDS encoding transaldolase family protein: protein MSQTLKIYEQSTDHSNHIFLLTLNGLTRLAADHILHKEMVGNLEVTIGNVIRALNIEFQKSLIDFDKKENFLIRARAYDLLIQIALNLYGLESKIIGFSKKEKEKTLKIIENTLKDWESIEKETFKNKDKGILASKFVIEENLSEMKKVMSPSGYFRAPGSMISYMAENIEKGLKEDSILLSFLSEAKKQIEKNIYYKLGEKGFCKFGNDYALGLRWMRHLGFVQVSTNPSLAAIAYLDDPTLWEGYEEKFYSENLCKSFKKIIEEHPELLENPEKYGDELAAYGTEVSIWPNLAIFRPIAMNSNMFLGMVSLQLNPTIADSYEQSIKNALKIYSDAQEFFKEYDKYLLWGYSQNIERGRPNIVFKVAGSSPAAINITSHLESLGIGTNNTVTFTVSQEVELILAKIEGRAKAIKKGIPLTTVYETNMGGRFEDFIREYKAEKLIRKAIEKINDKEQALNDLAEKLGIGKEVKNIKSIEEKIIKISSHLRPLDTQSFIDFLSKAGVTDAKNLSQIEKDISQASICITKRVYEIFFHPRNRNKWLAYIQSKYGLTKEQAYEVLKGIHVLPASKRKPAETLETLANDYMVHTEFPNHQKNVLMESMKPGFKIEKLKNSVMNPIDQKLISRLLKDEDIGEIFRGSWELTPSLIEKLKEAKILNAERYGTGGIPPEKWAEFGSTIRTMNEFSNSYDKFKKECIEHIKKWFKK, encoded by the coding sequence ATGTCTCAAACATTAAAGATTTATGAACAAAGCACAGACCATAGTAATCATATATTTCTTTTAACTTTAAATGGTTTAACAAGATTGGCTGCTGACCACATTCTTCATAAAGAAATGGTAGGAAATCTGGAAGTAACTATAGGAAATGTTATTCGTGCATTAAATATCGAATTTCAAAAATCTTTAATAGATTTTGATAAAAAAGAAAATTTCTTAATTCGTGCAAGAGCTTATGATTTATTAATACAAATAGCTCTTAATCTTTATGGATTGGAAAGTAAAATAATAGGTTTTTCAAAGAAAGAAAAAGAAAAAACTTTAAAAATAATAGAAAATACTTTAAAAGATTGGGAATCTATTGAAAAAGAAACCTTCAAAAATAAAGACAAAGGAATATTGGCTTCTAAATTCGTTATCGAAGAGAATTTATCTGAAATGAAGAAAGTAATGTCCCCATCAGGATACTTTAGAGCACCAGGTTCTATGATATCATACATGGCAGAAAATATAGAAAAAGGATTAAAAGAAGATTCAATTTTGCTTTCTTTTCTATCCGAAGCAAAGAAACAAATTGAAAAAAATATATACTATAAATTAGGTGAAAAAGGTTTTTGTAAATTTGGTAATGATTATGCTCTTGGTCTTAGATGGATGAGGCATCTTGGTTTTGTTCAAGTTTCAACAAACCCTTCATTAGCTGCAATAGCTTATCTTGATGACCCAACTCTTTGGGAAGGGTATGAAGAAAAATTTTATAGTGAGAATCTTTGCAAAAGTTTTAAGAAAATAATTGAAGAACATCCTGAATTATTAGAAAATCCTGAAAAATATGGAGATGAACTTGCTGCATATGGTACTGAGGTTTCAATTTGGCCAAATTTAGCTATTTTTAGACCTATTGCTATGAATTCAAATATGTTTCTTGGAATGGTTAGTTTACAATTAAATCCAACAATAGCTGATAGCTATGAACAAAGTATTAAAAATGCTTTAAAGATATATTCTGATGCACAAGAATTTTTCAAAGAATATGATAAGTACCTTCTTTGGGGGTATTCTCAAAATATAGAAAGAGGAAGACCAAATATAGTTTTTAAAGTGGCTGGTAGTTCTCCAGCTGCTATTAATATTACTTCACATTTAGAAAGTTTAGGTATAGGAACAAATAATACTGTAACTTTCACAGTATCGCAAGAAGTTGAATTAATATTAGCTAAAATAGAAGGGAGAGCTAAAGCTATTAAGAAAGGGATACCTTTAACAACTGTTTATGAAACAAATATGGGGGGTAGGTTTGAAGATTTTATTAGAGAATATAAAGCTGAGAAATTAATAAGGAAAGCTATAGAAAAAATAAATGATAAGGAACAAGCATTAAACGATTTAGCAGAAAAATTAGGCATAGGAAAAGAAGTGAAAAATATTAAATCTATTGAAGAAAAAATAATAAAAATTTCTAGTCATTTAAGACCTTTAGATACACAATCATTCATTGATTTCTTATCCAAAGCTGGAGTTACTGATGCAAAAAATCTTTCACAAATAGAGAAAGACATAAGTCAAGCAAGCATATGCATTACAAAAAGAGTTTATGAAATATTTTTCCATCCAAGGAATAGAAATAAATGGTTAGCATACATTCAATCAAAATATGGTTTAACTAAAGAGCAAGCATATGAAGTATTAAAAGGAATTCATGTATTGCCTGCTTCAAAAAGAAAACCAGCTGAAACTTTAGAAACACTTGCAAACGATTACATGGTACATACAGAATTTCCAAATCATCAAAAAAATGTACTTATGGAAAGTATGAAACCTGGTTTTAAAATAGAAAAATTGAAAAATTCTGTTATGAATCCAATAGATCAAAAGCTTATTTCTAGGCTTCTTAAAGATGAAGATATAGGTGAAATTTTTAGAGGCTCTTGGGAACTTACTCCAAGTTTAATAGAAAAACTTAAAGAAGCAAAAATATTAAATGCTGAGAGATATGGAACAGGAGGAATTCCTCCAGAAAAATGGGCAGAATTTGGGTCAACAATAAGAACAATGAATGAATTTTCAAATAGTTATGATAAATTTAAGAAAGAGTGTATTGAACATATTAAAAAATGGTTCAAAAAATAA
- the mobB gene encoding molybdopterin-guanine dinucleotide biosynthesis protein B, with translation MRIIGISGTSSSGKTLLIEELTKYFSSKGYSVATVKCSKHEQFDIIGKDTLRHRIAGACYTIGLAEKETILLTRKISLFDAINLLLPPVDYVFVEGCDKEKLPRIVVGDSSSEAFAHWKPGEKIDEIINKINSLPKETVHLIIDNKKIPMNYFVQKIFFKILYSLASTLKNVDIEKANSLIIKINFKEKIT, from the coding sequence TTGAGAATAATAGGTATTTCAGGCACATCTTCTAGTGGAAAAACTTTGTTAATTGAGGAATTAACTAAATATTTTTCTTCTAAAGGCTATAGTGTAGCTACAGTGAAATGTAGTAAACATGAACAATTTGATATAATTGGTAAAGATACTTTGAGACATAGAATTGCTGGAGCATGTTACACAATTGGTTTAGCTGAAAAAGAAACAATCCTATTAACTAGAAAAATTTCATTATTTGATGCGATTAATCTTTTACTTCCTCCAGTAGATTATGTTTTTGTAGAAGGGTGTGATAAAGAAAAATTGCCTAGAATAGTCGTGGGTGATAGTTCTTCAGAAGCTTTTGCACATTGGAAACCCGGTGAAAAAATAGATGAAATAATTAATAAAATAAATTCTCTTCCTAAAGAAACAGTCCATTTGATTATAGATAATAAGAAAATACCAATGAACTATTTTGTACAAAAAATTTTCTTCAAAATATTATACAGTTTAGCTTCGACATTGAAAAATGTAGATATTGAAAAAGCAAATTCATTAATAATAAAAATAAATTTTAAAGAGAAAATCACATAA
- a CDS encoding acetate--CoA ligase family protein, with amino-acid sequence MNLEKINEIFKKAIMERRKTLTIYESKEILYHYDIPISKQYLLKNLKDIDKSLKEISFPVALKISSPQIIHKTDIGGIKLNINSKKELIKAYNEIILNIKRKFPNILIEGILIEEMVKKGLEIIVGGIQDPVFGPCIMFGLGGIFVEVYKDISFRACPLSLNDALEMIMEIKGFPILKGIRGEKPINIEELCNIIIKLSDLMIKYENLISEFDINPIIASSERIVAVDARFLLK; translated from the coding sequence ATGAATTTAGAAAAAATAAATGAAATTTTTAAAAAAGCAATAATGGAAAGAAGGAAAACATTAACTATTTATGAATCAAAAGAAATACTATATCACTATGATATTCCTATTTCAAAACAATATTTATTAAAAAATTTAAAAGACATAGATAAATCTTTAAAAGAAATTTCTTTTCCAGTTGCTTTAAAAATTTCTTCTCCACAAATAATTCATAAAACAGATATTGGAGGAATAAAGCTTAATATAAATTCTAAAAAAGAATTAATAAAAGCTTATAATGAAATTATTCTTAATATAAAAAGAAAATTTCCAAATATTCTTATCGAAGGAATTTTAATAGAAGAAATGGTTAAAAAAGGATTAGAAATAATCGTTGGTGGAATACAAGATCCTGTTTTTGGTCCATGTATAATGTTTGGTTTAGGGGGGATATTCGTAGAAGTTTATAAAGATATTTCATTTAGGGCATGTCCTTTATCATTAAATGATGCTTTAGAAATGATTATGGAAATAAAAGGGTTTCCAATATTAAAAGGGATAAGAGGAGAAAAACCAATAAATATCGAGGAATTATGCAATATAATAATTAAATTATCAGATTTAATGATAAAATATGAAAATTTAATTTCTGAATTTGATATAAATCCAATTATAGCATCTTCTGAAAGAATAGTAGCTGTTGATGCTAGATTTTTATTAAAATAA
- a CDS encoding 50S ribosomal protein L14e, which produces MIGRVCVKVAGREAGKKCVIVSVIDKNFVLVTGPKSLTGVKRRRVNILHLAFTPYTIDIKSDTSDEEILKAIEKAGLIEYFKKEVRIKEGIPAL; this is translated from the coding sequence ATGATAGGAAGAGTTTGTGTAAAAGTTGCTGGTAGAGAAGCTGGAAAGAAATGTGTAATAGTATCTGTTATTGATAAAAACTTTGTGCTTGTTACAGGACCCAAATCCCTTACAGGTGTTAAAAGACGTAGAGTAAATATATTACATCTTGCATTCACACCATATACTATTGATATAAAAAGCGATACATCTGATGAAGAAATATTGAAAGCTATTGAAAAAGCAGGACTTATAGAATATTTTAAAAAAGAAGTAAGAATTAAAGAAGGAATACCAGCACTATGA
- a CDS encoding AAA family ATPase: protein MWKMLKESSKKGNSKSLVITISGLHGVGKSTIAKSISKEFNLRYISAGLLFRKIAKEKNLSLLELSEKAMLSPEIDAMIDNMQKEEASKGNVVIDGLISSFICKDFTNIKIYIKADLETRINRIAKRDGIDFDKALKETLERENNEKERFKKFYGFDIDDMTIYDLVIDNSFISASLCIKIIKMYVNEYLKNMNEKLIR from the coding sequence ATGTGGAAAATGCTTAAAGAATCTTCTAAAAAAGGAAATAGCAAAAGCTTGGTTATTACAATAAGTGGCTTGCATGGAGTTGGAAAATCAACAATAGCTAAATCTATTTCTAAAGAATTTAATTTAAGATATATTTCAGCTGGTTTATTATTTAGAAAAATTGCTAAAGAGAAAAATTTAAGTTTATTAGAACTTTCAGAAAAAGCTATGCTCTCTCCTGAAATAGATGCTATGATAGATAATATGCAAAAAGAAGAGGCTTCTAAAGGTAATGTAGTTATTGATGGTTTAATATCAAGCTTTATATGTAAAGATTTTACAAATATTAAAATTTATATAAAAGCAGATTTGGAAACTAGAATTAATAGGATAGCTAAAAGAGATGGAATTGATTTTGACAAAGCTCTAAAAGAAACTTTAGAAAGAGAAAATAATGAAAAAGAAAGATTTAAAAAATTTTATGGATTTGATATAGATGATATGACTATTTATGATTTAGTAATTGATAATTCATTTATTTCAGCTTCTCTTTGTATAAAAATTATTAAAATGTATGTTAACGAATACCTTAAAAATATGAACGAAAAATTGATTAGGTGA
- the rpl34e gene encoding 50S ribosomal protein L34e (the function of this protein in the ribosome is unknown): protein MPRRALRTRSKARVFIRTPGGKVVIHYRKRKSNPKICPLCKKEIHGIPKMNSSNTSKFSLSSKRISRIYGGVLCGKCLKNLLKKEIAKAWLLQ, encoded by the coding sequence ATGCCGAGGAGAGCATTAAGAACAAGAAGTAAAGCTAGAGTATTTATTAGAACTCCTGGAGGAAAAGTAGTTATACATTATAGAAAAAGAAAATCGAATCCTAAAATTTGTCCATTATGTAAAAAAGAAATCCACGGAATTCCTAAAATGAATTCTTCAAACACTTCAAAATTCTCATTATCAAGTAAAAGAATTTCAAGAATTTATGGTGGTGTATTATGTGGAAAATGCTTAAAGAATCTTCTAAAAAAGGAAATAGCAAAAGCTTGGTTATTACAATAA
- a CDS encoding EMC3/TMCO1 family protein — protein MLNLIKIFESNYAISSISVFLVSFILAIFSITIYKIIFGEETFKKMRETNLWKRKLLEARKNKDEKLLAKLEKKREYMEKMEAEIASKQLKVTLITIIPSFLSFYFLSTLYGVNAVALMPEGMSIPFLSHPDGGLPFFTWYLLSFFATYNPLSKLFKVSMGVEDYAEESIKNKK, from the coding sequence ATGTTAAATTTAATAAAAATTTTTGAATCAAATTATGCAATAAGTTCTATTTCAGTTTTTTTAGTAAGTTTTATTTTAGCAATTTTTTCTATTACAATTTATAAAATAATATTTGGAGAAGAGACATTCAAGAAAATGCGTGAAACAAATCTTTGGAAACGTAAATTGCTTGAAGCTAGAAAGAATAAAGATGAAAAATTATTAGCTAAGCTTGAGAAAAAAAGAGAATACATGGAGAAAATGGAAGCTGAAATTGCAAGTAAGCAATTAAAAGTTACTTTAATAACAATTATTCCAAGCTTTTTAAGTTTCTATTTTTTATCAACTCTTTATGGAGTTAATGCTGTTGCTTTAATGCCTGAAGGAATGAGCATCCCTTTCCTTTCTCATCCAGATGGTGGTTTGCCATTTTTCACATGGTATTTATTAAGTTTTTTTGCGACATACAATCCCTTATCCAAATTATTTAAAGTAAGTATGGGGGTTGAAGATTATGCCGAGGAGAGCATTAAGAACAAGAAGTAA